One window of the Salvia miltiorrhiza cultivar Shanhuang (shh) chromosome 6, IMPLAD_Smil_shh, whole genome shotgun sequence genome contains the following:
- the LOC130989619 gene encoding pentatricopeptide repeat-containing protein At4g21300-like — translation MNLFLPIKYWKNPKFFLSSKSSISYLPNSTAENLPEKFVSFLETCPDISFLKKLHACVITHGLERNIFLGSKLFNLLAKFNLLAESKWVFNKIINDNLSLWNSIVVGYFRADQYSEVLGIYSKLRRKRIGIHSSSITFALKSCVELGASKFGRSLHADAVRFGLGSDRFVGSSLIEFYTKCDRIGEAAKVFDEIAERDVVAYTSLVTGYSKAGDHRANEAFRVAAEMQMNGLEPNRVTLVSLLRCASQLRALNEGRSIHGYAVRRGVGCGDEVFETSLIDMYVKCADPNPGAIVFDKMSRKTTGSRNALMAGYLQFGQPLEALAIFVEMLGESDLDLIALANGLLSCADLGYLDIGKAIHCHIIQEGIVLDLVATTALIDMYSKCRNLSAAMDVFHRTEAKDAAMLNVMIAGYLHNGCVYRAIETFRGMFATRVRPNTGTIISVLSALSDMEDIRTGKCIHGYTFRQGLEANTDIANQFINMYAKCGLIGCAGRVFGWIKIKDRVSWTSMMTGLVNHGRADAAMALFLLMQREFLQLDAITYTCLVQALNQLGSLMLVREVHGRVYREFLEKDTTLVNSLITTYCKQGKLKVGSTLFKLMDEKQLSSWNTMIAAYGMHGDFVQALKLFYQMRRESIAPDGVTFKSILSACSHTGLIEEGFHIFNSMERVYGIIPSDDHYGCLVDLLCRAGKLEEAYNVLEHAPSRRNASTLGSLLAACRVHGNSEMGERVGRLLLEIEPENTSTYCSLSNLYAGGGRWDEVAHIGALAKRKGLRRISGSSLIV, via the coding sequence ATGAATCTATTTTTGCCAATAAAATATTGGAAAAACCCTAAATTTTTTCTTTCATCAAAATCCTCAATTTCATATTTACCCAACTCTACTGCAGAGAATCTACCTGAAaaatttgtttcttttttggaaACCTGTCCAGATATCAGTTTTCTGAAGAAACTGCATGCTTGTGTGATCACACATGGCCTTGAACGCAACATATTTCTGGGCTCCAAGCTTTTTAATTTACTTGCAAAATTCAATCTTTTGGCAGAATCTAAATGGGTTTTCAACAAAATCATTAACGACAATCTCTCTCTCTGGAATTCAATTGTTGTTGGGTATTTCAGAGCCGATCAATACAGTGAAGTTTTAGGGATTTACTCGAAATTGAGGCGGAAAAGAATTGGGATTCACAGTTCCTCGATCACTTTCGCGTTGAAGAGTTGCGTTGAGTTGGGGGCTTCTAAATTTGGCAGGAGCCTCCACGCCGACGCCGTTAGATTCGGATTGGGTTCTGATCGATTCGTGGGTTCGTCGTTAATTGAATTCTACACTAAATGCGATCGAATTGGGGAAGCAGCTAAGGTGTTTGATGAAATAGCTGAGAGAGACGTGGTTGCTTATACTTCCTTGGTAACAGGATACTCTAAAGCTGGCGATCATCGCGCTAATGAGGCGTTTCGAGTTGCAGCCGAGATGCAGATGAATGGATTAGAGCCTAACAGAGTGACATTGGTGAGCTTACTACGTTGTGCATCGCAGTTACGAGCTCTCAACGAGGGAAGATCCATTCATGGCTATGCAGTTAGAAGAGGAGTTGGTTGTGGAGATGAAGTTTTCGAAACAAGCTTGATAGATATGTACGTGAAATGTGCTGATCCCAACCCTGGCGCCATTGTTTTTGACAAGATGAGCAGGAAGACTACTGGTTCAAGAAACGCATTGATGGCTGGTTATCTTCAGTTTGGACAGCCATTGGAAGCCTTGGCCATTTTTGTTGAAATGCTTGGTGAATCTGATCTTGATTTGATTGCCTTGGCAAATGGACTATTGAGTTGTGCTGATTTGGGCTATTTGGATATAGGAAAGGCCATACATTGTCACATAATTCAAGAGGGAATCGTTCTTGATCTTGTTGCCACGACGGCCTTGATTGATATGTATTCTAAATGCAGGAACTTGTCCGCAGCAATGGATGTCTTTCACAGAACAGAAGCTAAGGATGCAGCTATGTTGAATGTGATGATTGCTGGCTATCTTCACAATGGATGTGTGTATAGAGCCATTGAGACGTTCCGTGGGATGTTTGCAACGCGTGTTAGACCGAATACTGGCACCATTATCAGCGTTCTCTCTGCACTATCCGATATGGAGGATATACGGACAGGGAAGTGCATCCATGGCTACACATTCAGGCAAGGTTTGGAAGCAAACACAGACATAGCAAACCAGTTCATAAACATGTATGCTAAATGCGGCCTCATAGGATGCGCTGGGCGAGTCTTTGGTTGGATCAAGATCAAGGATCGGGTGTCATGGACATCGATGATGACAGGTCTGGTGAACCACGGCCGAGCTGATGCAGCAATGGCATTGTTTCTGCTTATGCAAAGGGAATTTTTGCAACTTGATGCTATCACATATACATGTTTGGTTCAGGCACTGAATCAGCTCGGATCTTTGATGCTAGTGAGAGAAGTACATGGACGTGTGTATCGAGAATTTTTAGAGAAAGATACAACGTTGGTGAATTCCCTTATTACTACCTACTGCAAGCAGGGAAAACTCAAAGTGGGAAGCACTTTGTTTAAGCTCATGGATGAGAAGCAGTTGTCATCTTGGAACACTATGATAGCTGCGTATGGTATGCACGGTGACTTTGTTCAAGCCCTCAAATTGTTCTACCAAATGAGACGTGAAAGCATCGCCCCCGATGGAGTTACATTCAAGTCGATACTCTCTGCCTGCAGCCACACCGGCCTTATAGAAGAGGGCTTCCATATTTTCAACTCCATGGAGAGAGTATATGGGATCATTCCATCTGATGATCACTATGGTTGTTTGGTGGATTTGCTGTGTCGAGCCGGGAAGCTCGAGGAAGCTTACAATGTTCTTGAACATGCCCCATCAAGACGCAATGCTTCAACTCTAGGCTCTCTGCTTGCTGCTTGCAGAGTTCATGGGAACTCCGAGATGGGTGAAAGAGTAGGACGTTTGCTACTGGAGATCGAGCCAGAGAACACGAGCACCTACTGCTCGTTGTCGAATCTGTATGCTGGAGGAGGAAGATGGGATGAAGTAGCCCATATTGGAGCTCTTGCTAAGAGAAAAGGTCTGAGAAGGATTTCAGGATCCAGCCTTATTGTCTGA
- the LOC130989633 gene encoding probable mitochondrial saccharopine dehydrogenase-like oxidoreductase At5g39410, whose product MTEINSGGRSSKAYDVVIFGASGFTGKYVIREALKFLNAPNSPLKSLALAGRSPSRLSEALTWASAPNPPPQIPLLTADTSDGESLARLASQARIILDCVGPFRLYGQPVVAACVDSGCDYLDICGEPDFMERMEASYHDTAVENGSLVISACGFDSVPAEIGLLFHSKQWAGPSAPNRVEAYLSLESDKRIVGNFGTYESAVLGVANADKLVELRRSRPRRARPAIPGPAPPKGSIIEHEKQLGLWALRLPSADSVVVRRTQAALTENPHGLPGVNESVEHVKKREDFWSSAKPAHFGVKLGSKSLLGLFPVITLGVFLGLLSRSRVGRWLLLKFPSFFSLGWFRKKGPSEEEVASASFKMWFVGRGYSDSSLALQGDKKPDTEVVTRVMGPEIGYLTTPIVLLQCALVLLNERDNLPKGGVYTPGIVFGPTDLEKRLQENGISFDFISKKGLSS is encoded by the exons ATGACGGAAATTAATTCCGGCGGCCGGAGCTCCAAAGCCTACGACGTCGTAATCTTCGGCGCCTCCGGTTTCACCGGAAAATACGTAATCCGAGAAGCCCTCAAATTCCTCAACGCTCCCAACTCTCCCCTCAAATCCCTGGCCTTGGCGGGCCGAAGCCCGTCGCGGCTGTCGGAGGCCCTCACGTGGGCCTCCGCCCCGAACCCGCCGCCCCAGATCCCGCTCCTGACCGCCGACACTTCGGACGGGGAGTCGCTCGCCCGCCTCGCGTCCCAAGCGAGGATCATACTGGACTGCGTCGGCCCGTTCCGCCTCTACGGGCAGCCCGTCGTGGCGGCGTGCGTCGATTCGGGCTGCGACTACTTGGACATCTGCGGCGAGCCCGATTTCATGGAGAGGATGGAGGCTTCCTACCACGACACGGCGGTGGAGAATGGGTCGCTGGTGATCTCGGCCTGCGGGTTCGACTCTGTGCCGGCGGAGATCGGGCTGCTGTTTCATTCCAAGCAGTGGGCCGGGCCGTCGGCGCCGAACCGGGTGGAGGCGTATCTGAGCTTGGAGTCGGACAAGAGGATTGTGGGGAATTTCGGGACGTATGAATCGGCGGTTCTTGGGGTGGCCAACGCTGATAAGTTGGTGGAGTTGCGGCGCTCCAGGCCGAGGAGGGCCCGGCCCGCG ATTCCTGGACCTGCTCCTCCGAAGGGCTCCATCATCGAGCACGAGAAGCAGCTCGGCCTCTGGGCTTTACGCCTGCCATCAGCGGATTCTGTTGTCGTACGAAGAACCCAGGCCGCATTGACTGAAAACCCCCACGGTTTACCCGGTGTGAACGAGAGTGTTGAGCACGTGAAGAAGAGGGAGGACTTCTGGTCATCCGCGAAGCCAGCCCATTTCGGTGTGAAATTAGGCTCGAAATCGTTGCTTGGTTTGTTTCCGGTGATCACACTTGGTGTATTCTTGGGGCTCTTGAGCAGAAGCAGAGTGGGGAGATGGCTTCTGCTCAAGTTCCCCTCGTTCTTCAGCCTCGGATGGTTCAGGAAGAAGGGGCCTTCCGAGGAGGAAGTCGCGAGTGCTTCCTTCAAGATGTGGTTCGTGGGACGGGGGTACTCGGACAGCAGTCTAGCTTTGCAGGGGGACAAGAAGCCCGACACGGAAGTGGTGACGAGGGTGATGGGGCCGGAGATTGGATATCTGACGACCCCAATCGTGCTGCTTCAATGCGCTCTTGTGCTGCTGAATGAACGCGATAATCTGCCTAAAGGAGGAGTTTATACGCCTGGGATCGTGTTTGGCCCGACTGACCTTGAGAAACGCCTACAGGAGAATGGGATATCGTTTGATTTCATCTCCAAGAAAGGCCTTTCTTCCTGA